The nucleotide sequence TTCCAGCGGGTCTTTGAAATCGAGTTCGACGTAGAGCAGGCCGGTGGCGAGGCCGATCACCCCGAGTTGGGCACGGAGGCCGTCTTCGATGAGTTTTTCGATTTCGGCCCGGTCGGACACATCAATGAGCTCGCCGTTGAGGTCGGTGAGCACGGCGCGATTGAGATCGCAGAGCACGGCGACCACCGATTTTTGCGTGGCGTTGTTGTAGGTGAGACTGACCTGGGACACACGACCCACGCGCACCCCGCGGAGTTTTACCGGCGAGCCTTCATCCAAGCCCGAAACCGACTCGTCAAAATACACCATGAAACGCTGCGGCTTGCGCAGAAAGTTGAGGCTGCCAAACGAGAAGAGCCCGATCATGCCGATGATCATCGCGCCGATGACAAAGAAGCCGACTACCGTGGGGCTGACCTTGGTCTTCATGAGGAGGGAGTGAGGTGGTTATCGATCACGATTACGAGCGCGGAGGGGAGAACGGGTGGCGGTTGTTCGATTTACGCCGGTTTGATCACGTCGCCGCGATGGAGGAATTCGAGCACGCGAGGGTCGCGACTCGTGGAGGCCAGTTCCTTGGGAGGACCGGTGGCAATGATGCTGCGAGCCTGTTTGTCCAAAAGGATCACCCGGTCGCCGATGGCGAAAATCGAAGCCAGTTCGTGCGACACGATCACACAGGTGGTGCCGTAGGTATCGCGCACCTGGAGGATCAGTTCGTCCATTTCACGCGAGGTGATGGGATCGAGTCCCGCCGAGGGTTCGTCGAAGAACACGATGTCCGGGTCGAGCGAGAGAGCGCGGGCGAGACCGGCCCGTTTTTTCATGCCGCCGCTGATTTCGGCGGGATAGTAATCGGCGTAGCCGGTCAATCCCACTTGGGCGAGTTTGAGGCGGGCGAGTTGAGCGCGTTCGCGTTTGTTGAGGTCGGTATATTCCTCCAGCGGCAGGGTGATATTCTCCGCGAGTGTGAGCGACGACCACAGCGCACTGCTTTGATACAACACGCCGAAGGTTTTGAGAAATTGGCGACGGCGCTCGGAGTCGGCTTTCACGAAGGATTCGCCGAAGATGCGCACGTCTCCCGCGATGGGTTGTTGCAGCCCGATCAGGTGGCGCAGAAGGGTGCTTTTCCCGCACCCCGAGCCCCCGATCACGAAAAACACTTCGCCTTTCGCGATGCTGAAATCGAGGTGCTCCATGAGGGGCACGCCGTCGTAGCCCACCGCCAGGTCCTCGGCGACAATGGCGGGCAAAGCGTGATCTTGAGCGGGGGATGTGTTCACCAGCCGAGGATGTTGAAGACGACCGCGTAAACCGCGTCGGAAACGATGATGAGCAGGATGGCCGTGACCACGGCCGACGTGGCGGCTTGGCCGACGCCCGAGGCGCTGCGATCGGCTTGGAGGCCCCGCAGGCAACCGGCCAGACCGATGATGGCGCCAAATGTAGCCGCTTTGATGATACCGGTCATCAGGTCCGACGTGTCGACGATGGTCAACAGCTCGACCCAGTAGGCGGTGGGCGGGATGTCGAGCAGGCCCCACGCAATCATCATGCCGCCGAAGATACCGAGTGAATTGGCGTAGACGGCGAGCAGGGGCATCATGACGCCGAGGGCCACGATCCGGGGAATCACCAAAAAATCCACGGGCCGGATACCGAGCGTCACGAGGGCATCAACCTCTTCGTTGGCCCGCATGTTGCCGATCTCGGCGGCAAAGGAGGCACCGGTGCGGCCGGCCACGACAATGGCGGTCATCATGGCACCCATTTCGCGCGTCATGGTCACGCCGACCAGATCCGCCACCCAGATGTCGCCGCCGAACTGGCGCAAAATCACCGCGCCGGAATAGGCGAGGATCACACCCACCAAAAACGCGATCAAACCGGTGATGGGCAGGGCCATCGCACCGCAGCGCTGCATTTCGGCGATACAATCGCGCCAGCGAAATTTCTGCGGATGCCGCGCAAGGTAGCCGCTGCTGATCACGCACTCGCCGACGAAATTGGAATACTGCTTCGCCTTCTCCCACAGATCGATGGTCGCGTTGCCGACCGCCGAGAGAAAATCGGGCGGGCGTCCGGTGGGGATCGGATGGCAGGTGCGGTCTTCCAGACGTCCCACCAGTTCGCCCAGGGCCGCGGGCAGATCGGCCTGGTTGCAATAAACGCCGTGGACCCGGCACCAGTTGCTGGCGGCCCAGATGAAAAGCACCAGCGAACTGTCCCAACCTTGCAGGTCGCTCGTTTCAAAATCCACCCGGGCGGGTTTGGTGTCTTTCACCAACTCGTCCCAGCGCGGCGCGGAGACGGTGATGCGCCAATCACCTCCCAACTGCACCCGCAAGTTGTCCGCCGATACGTCGAGCCTGGCGGTGGGGGCAGGTTGGTCGAGCGGGGAGGACATGGGCGCAAACCATCGGTCGTCGGATCGTCGGTCGCAAAACCTAATTTCTTGCGGCGATCATGGCGTCCGGGCGACCGTATCATTCCATGCGTTTCCGCACCGTCCTTTTTGACCTCGATGGCACGTTGATCGAGCATCTGCCCGCGATTCATCGTTGCTACGTGCACACCCTGCCGCAGCTCGGCTATCCAGCGCCTTCCTACGAGGAAGTAAAACGAGCCATCGGTGGCGGGCTGCCGCGAGCGA is from Synoicihabitans lomoniglobus and encodes:
- a CDS encoding ABC transporter ATP-binding protein gives rise to the protein MNTSPAQDHALPAIVAEDLAVGYDGVPLMEHLDFSIAKGEVFFVIGGSGCGKSTLLRHLIGLQQPIAGDVRIFGESFVKADSERRRQFLKTFGVLYQSSALWSSLTLAENITLPLEEYTDLNKRERAQLARLKLAQVGLTGYADYYPAEISGGMKKRAGLARALSLDPDIVFFDEPSAGLDPITSREMDELILQVRDTYGTTCVIVSHELASIFAIGDRVILLDKQARSIIATGPPKELASTSRDPRVLEFLHRGDVIKPA
- a CDS encoding MlaE family ABC transporter permease, with translation MSSPLDQPAPTARLDVSADNLRVQLGGDWRITVSAPRWDELVKDTKPARVDFETSDLQGWDSSLVLFIWAASNWCRVHGVYCNQADLPAALGELVGRLEDRTCHPIPTGRPPDFLSAVGNATIDLWEKAKQYSNFVGECVISSGYLARHPQKFRWRDCIAEMQRCGAMALPITGLIAFLVGVILAYSGAVILRQFGGDIWVADLVGVTMTREMGAMMTAIVVAGRTGASFAAEIGNMRANEEVDALVTLGIRPVDFLVIPRIVALGVMMPLLAVYANSLGIFGGMMIAWGLLDIPPTAYWVELLTIVDTSDLMTGIIKAATFGAIIGLAGCLRGLQADRSASGVGQAATSAVVTAILLIIVSDAVYAVVFNILGW